The proteins below come from a single uncultured Carboxylicivirga sp. genomic window:
- a CDS encoding two-component regulator propeller domain-containing protein has product MRKSQLFIISLLCICSLLSAQDIFRFEHFNSTDGLSQNTVTSLLNDSKGYLWIGTMNGLNRYDGYQFKVYKNNIDNPLLTNNRILSLWQDKKKFIWLQTYDNYYHYLNPKTEQFKTLPEYSTHINSKYNHATCFRQQNDDIIWVGTSNGGIYRLFYDKEKDAYNQLHFSDKGRYSISNQKVNFIYTANDSSVWIGTEKGLNLLTNEDITADSYHFQHLFINLSFSSAIEINDRLWFGSDQGILEYHKTAGTYKLLDKTNIKLLSSNSINHLFVSKQGIVLITLPEKGVIAYNSKTNTWRDIKTHGKDILDVYFDRHNNAWITAKELGLTRLDLNNLQSHFYNLTEKTYQSITDLERHVFYEDKDNNLWIGLHGSGLHHYNYEKDEFNGYFNDIKDPNSLSSNIVHSIIEDNSGIMWLGTGQFKGGMDKVIRNNQAFKHIVTVENPVQINDNVVRALKQDANGCIWTGTKSGELHILDKDYSKIHTFKSFSGQIENPEDINIYSIYIDKDQYIWLGSKGEGLLVSTTPLPKSPTQYKNLKFKQYKHIENDTTSLCSNKIYSITKGSNNDIWIGTFENGISKVNIDNNRELTFTNYNTNNSNLSNDLVRYLMFDSNSNLWVATSFGLNLLPVDSIKNNKINFKTLYHSPNINTSISYNDIVIIREDSQKKIWFGTFGGGVNNIQLPLSDSLHFNTISTRQGLSNDVVFSIEEDKEGMIWFGSENGLSRYNTIENSIEVFNEYNGLSFNNFSESTSITLNDGRLFFGGFQGIEVITPKLIEQSPAHNNIELTNFQLFNKDVIVGAPKSPLTKNISYTNKIKLLHHQSSFSIEYSALDFRDPNKVQYAYMLDGFDNDWVVVNHQTKATYTNLKPGDYIFKVRCTNNKGQWYATNRELAITITPPWWQTNMAMILYLLIAIATYYLITHIIKRINKYRKDLDIEKTVNTLKLKFFTNISHEIRTPLTLILGPIDDLLESDIEDKNVSKQLKIIRKNANRMLQLVNQLLDFRKVQNNKMTLKVESVELNSFTQSIYENFIPLANHKGIFYTYKPHESPIDILADKNQLDSIIYNLISNAIKFTPEGKKVVISVSINTQTNMAQINVIDQGPGIDEKDMSEIFSRYTILSGINQSGTGIGLSLAYELAKLHGGDIELSSVVNQGSSFSLNLPLNTEIVLNLPHIQRKNSEESNAQINHNLQFDIIENAQPSDSKNIKTCPTILIVEDNTEIADYIKSSLKDQYNCLLATNGNEGLRLAKQENPDVILTDIMMPQMDGLEMTQLLKEDFSTCHIPIVMMTAKTDIKDQITGIETGAEAYITKPLNIKYLKAVVNTFNQQRQLLISKFRNNKTIDPKTLKINFKDEEFLQKLVEYIENNYSADLSVEVLSQHCCVSRTVLYNKVKGLTGLSPVEFVRQLKLKIANQLLLKGYSVSEVAYKVGYNDIKYFSKLFKKQYGYPPSKALKLIDADN; this is encoded by the coding sequence ATGAGAAAATCCCAATTATTTATCATATCACTACTTTGTATCTGTTCGCTACTTTCTGCGCAAGACATTTTTCGTTTCGAACATTTTAATTCAACCGATGGATTATCGCAAAATACCGTAACCAGTTTACTTAATGATAGTAAAGGGTATCTTTGGATTGGAACCATGAATGGTCTAAATCGTTATGATGGCTATCAGTTTAAAGTATACAAAAACAACATAGACAATCCGCTATTAACCAACAATAGGATTTTGTCGTTATGGCAAGATAAAAAGAAGTTTATTTGGCTTCAAACCTATGACAATTACTATCATTACCTAAATCCTAAAACAGAACAGTTTAAAACACTTCCTGAGTATTCAACACACATTAATAGTAAATATAATCATGCCACCTGCTTCCGTCAGCAGAATGATGATATCATTTGGGTTGGAACATCTAATGGAGGGATTTATCGACTATTTTATGATAAAGAAAAAGATGCCTACAATCAACTGCACTTTTCCGACAAAGGACGTTACAGCATTTCAAACCAAAAAGTCAACTTTATTTACACAGCTAATGATTCATCTGTTTGGATTGGAACAGAAAAAGGTTTAAACCTGTTAACCAACGAAGACATCACTGCTGATTCATATCATTTTCAACATTTATTTATCAATCTTTCTTTTTCATCAGCTATTGAAATAAATGACAGGCTTTGGTTTGGGAGCGATCAAGGTATATTGGAATACCATAAAACAGCCGGTACTTATAAATTGCTCGACAAAACCAACATAAAACTCTTATCAAGCAACAGTATCAATCATCTATTTGTATCTAAACAAGGAATTGTCTTAATTACTTTACCAGAAAAAGGTGTAATTGCATACAATTCTAAAACTAACACTTGGCGCGATATTAAAACTCATGGTAAAGATATTCTAGATGTTTATTTCGACAGACATAACAATGCCTGGATTACCGCCAAAGAACTTGGATTAACCCGTTTAGATTTAAACAATTTACAATCTCATTTTTATAACCTTACAGAAAAAACATACCAGTCTATAACCGATTTAGAAAGACATGTTTTCTACGAAGACAAAGATAACAATCTCTGGATTGGCTTGCATGGAAGTGGTTTACATCATTATAACTACGAAAAAGATGAATTCAATGGTTATTTCAATGATATAAAAGACCCTAATTCACTATCGAGTAATATAGTTCATAGCATTATTGAAGATAACTCAGGCATAATGTGGTTGGGTACTGGACAGTTTAAAGGTGGAATGGATAAAGTTATTAGAAATAATCAGGCCTTTAAACACATTGTAACAGTAGAAAACCCAGTTCAAATTAACGACAATGTGGTAAGGGCACTGAAGCAGGATGCCAATGGTTGCATTTGGACAGGAACCAAAAGTGGAGAGTTACATATTTTAGATAAAGATTATTCGAAAATACACACATTTAAATCATTTTCCGGCCAAATTGAAAATCCCGAAGACATTAATATATATAGTATCTACATTGATAAGGATCAATACATATGGTTAGGATCCAAAGGAGAAGGTTTATTGGTTAGTACAACACCTTTACCAAAATCACCTACTCAATATAAGAACTTAAAATTCAAACAATATAAACACATCGAAAACGATACTACATCATTATGTAGCAACAAAATATACAGTATAACAAAAGGTAGTAACAACGATATATGGATAGGAACCTTTGAAAATGGAATATCAAAGGTTAACATAGATAATAACAGAGAGTTAACTTTTACCAATTACAACACCAACAACTCTAATTTATCCAACGATCTTGTAAGGTATTTAATGTTCGATAGCAACTCAAACCTATGGGTAGCAACGTCGTTTGGTTTAAATTTACTACCTGTCGACAGTATTAAAAACAACAAAATTAACTTCAAAACCCTTTATCATAGTCCCAACATCAATACAAGTATTAGTTATAACGATATTGTTATAATTAGAGAAGACTCTCAAAAAAAGATTTGGTTTGGAACTTTTGGTGGAGGTGTTAACAACATTCAACTACCGCTTTCTGATTCGTTACATTTTAATACAATATCAACACGTCAGGGACTATCTAACGACGTTGTATTTAGTATCGAAGAAGACAAAGAAGGAATGATTTGGTTTGGCTCAGAGAATGGTTTAAGCCGCTACAACACCATTGAAAATTCGATAGAGGTTTTTAACGAATACAATGGATTGTCATTCAATAACTTTTCAGAAAGTACTTCCATTACTCTGAATGATGGAAGGTTGTTTTTTGGTGGATTTCAGGGAATAGAAGTTATAACACCTAAATTAATAGAACAATCACCAGCACACAATAATATTGAATTAACCAACTTCCAACTTTTTAACAAGGATGTAATAGTTGGCGCCCCCAAATCTCCACTTACAAAAAACATTTCGTACACCAATAAAATTAAATTACTTCATCATCAATCAAGCTTTAGTATCGAGTATTCGGCACTTGATTTTCGAGATCCTAACAAAGTACAATATGCTTATATGCTTGATGGTTTTGATAACGATTGGGTAGTTGTAAATCATCAAACAAAAGCAACCTACACCAACCTAAAACCTGGAGATTATATTTTTAAAGTAAGATGCACTAACAACAAAGGACAATGGTACGCAACCAATCGGGAGCTGGCTATTACTATAACTCCTCCGTGGTGGCAAACCAATATGGCAATGATATTGTATTTACTAATTGCCATTGCAACGTACTATTTGATAACTCATATAATAAAGCGCATTAACAAGTATCGAAAAGATCTGGATATTGAAAAAACTGTTAACACACTTAAACTGAAGTTTTTTACAAATATTTCACACGAAATCAGAACGCCACTAACTCTGATATTAGGACCGATTGATGATTTACTTGAGTCGGATATTGAAGATAAAAACGTTAGCAAACAACTAAAAATCATTAGAAAAAATGCAAACCGAATGCTTCAGTTAGTCAATCAGTTGCTCGACTTTAGAAAAGTTCAAAACAACAAAATGACATTGAAAGTTGAATCGGTTGAATTAAATTCTTTTACTCAAAGTATATACGAGAATTTTATTCCTTTAGCCAATCATAAAGGTATTTTTTACACCTACAAACCCCATGAGTCACCTATCGACATTTTAGCGGATAAAAATCAGCTGGATTCCATTATTTACAACTTAATTTCCAATGCCATTAAATTTACCCCCGAAGGTAAAAAAGTGGTAATATCTGTTTCGATAAATACTCAAACAAACATGGCCCAAATCAACGTAATTGATCAAGGCCCCGGAATTGATGAAAAAGATATGTCTGAAATATTCTCGAGATACACCATTCTTAGTGGCATTAACCAGTCGGGAACTGGAATCGGATTATCTCTGGCGTATGAATTAGCTAAACTACATGGTGGAGATATCGAACTTTCTTCCGTTGTTAATCAGGGAAGTTCGTTTAGCCTGAACCTTCCTCTCAATACTGAAATTGTATTAAACTTACCCCATATACAACGTAAAAATTCCGAAGAATCAAACGCACAAATCAATCACAACCTTCAATTCGACATCATTGAAAATGCGCAACCTTCTGATTCAAAAAATATAAAAACTTGTCCTACTATCTTAATTGTTGAGGATAATACCGAAATTGCAGATTATATAAAATCATCTTTAAAAGATCAGTACAATTGTTTATTAGCTACTAATGGAAACGAAGGTCTTCGATTAGCCAAACAAGAAAATCCGGATGTAATTCTTACTGATATCATGATGCCTCAAATGGATGGCTTAGAAATGACTCAACTATTAAAAGAAGATTTTTCGACCTGCCATATCCCCATTGTTATGATGACTGCAAAAACTGATATTAAGGATCAAATAACGGGTATTGAAACAGGTGCAGAAGCATACATTACCAAACCTCTAAATATCAAATATCTTAAGGCTGTTGTAAATACATTTAATCAGCAACGACAATTGTTAATTTCTAAATTCAGAAACAACAAAACCATTGACCCTAAAACACTTAAAATAAACTTTAAGGATGAAGAATTCTTACAGAAATTAGTGGAATATATAGAAAATAATTATTCTGCAGATTTAAGTGTTGAAGTCTTATCGCAGCATTGCTGCGTTAGTCGCACCGTTTTATACAACAAAGTAAAAGGGCTAACAGGCCTAAGCCCTGTTGAATTTGTCAGACAGTTAAAACTTAAAATCGCTAACCAGCTTCTATTAAAAGGTTATTCAGTATCAGAAGTGGCATATAAAGTGGGGTACAATGACATTAAGTACTTTTCAAAACTATTTAAAAAACAATACGGTTATCCACCTAGCAAGGCACTAAAATTAATAGACGCAGATAATTAA
- a CDS encoding glycosyl hydrolase family 28 protein, translating into MWKKSVKNILLIWFMFGVALPIYGQTGVIDMKHAGADATGKEICTELIAKTILMLEEKGGGEIYFPAGHYLTGPIELKSNITLNVAEGAVLKFTDNFDDYLPMIDSRWEGVRVKNFKSNIYAHDAHNITLKGRGLIDGNGGKWWELWWRISKGEKTNTKWEKIFDEENDSLLQNNNYIKKMGRFLRPPLFMPYGCNNVRVEGLTFQNPPFWTLMPVFSENVTIDGITILNPHNSPNTDGIDPSSCRNVHINNCHISVGDDCIVIKSGRDEDGRNADYPTENIVISNCTMLNGHGGVVIGSEMSGSVRRVSISNCVFQGTDRGIRIKTMRGRGGVVEDVRVSNIVMYDIIKEGVMLNMHYHETPEEPVSERTPAIKDIFISNIRINKARQAVAILGLTERDVTNVTFNDVFATTQKGVYGDKASNIQFVNVQLEASKSEPFHFKNASNIQFRNVSILNPKVSLDGFVFEKCSNILIKDCFQSEEIDNYIKAIDSDPVYILNNVLPGIKNVVNNSKSTIINQHNY; encoded by the coding sequence ATGTGGAAAAAATCAGTTAAAAATATTCTGCTTATCTGGTTCATGTTTGGTGTGGCACTGCCAATATATGGACAGACAGGTGTAATTGATATGAAACATGCAGGGGCGGATGCCACCGGGAAGGAAATATGTACAGAGTTAATTGCGAAAACAATTCTGATGTTGGAGGAAAAAGGTGGAGGTGAAATTTATTTTCCGGCTGGACACTACTTAACAGGACCAATAGAGTTGAAAAGTAATATTACACTTAATGTTGCGGAAGGGGCGGTTTTGAAGTTTACCGACAATTTTGATGATTATCTTCCAATGATTGATTCAAGATGGGAAGGTGTAAGAGTTAAAAACTTCAAATCTAATATATATGCTCATGATGCACATAATATAACTTTAAAGGGAAGAGGCTTAATAGATGGTAATGGTGGTAAATGGTGGGAATTATGGTGGCGCATAAGTAAAGGAGAAAAAACAAATACCAAATGGGAAAAAATATTTGATGAAGAAAATGACAGTTTGTTGCAGAATAATAATTACATCAAAAAAATGGGGCGATTTCTTCGGCCGCCCCTTTTTATGCCTTATGGTTGCAATAACGTAAGGGTTGAGGGCTTAACTTTTCAAAATCCACCTTTTTGGACGTTAATGCCCGTTTTTTCAGAAAACGTTACTATTGATGGTATTACTATCCTTAATCCACATAATTCGCCAAATACTGATGGAATAGATCCATCATCATGTCGAAATGTACACATTAATAATTGTCATATAAGTGTAGGCGACGATTGTATTGTAATAAAGTCAGGTCGTGATGAAGATGGACGAAACGCTGACTATCCAACCGAGAATATAGTTATAAGCAATTGCACCATGTTAAACGGCCATGGAGGTGTTGTAATTGGAAGTGAAATGTCAGGTTCAGTGAGAAGAGTAAGTATTTCAAATTGTGTTTTTCAAGGAACAGATCGAGGAATTCGTATTAAAACCATGCGTGGTCGTGGAGGTGTGGTTGAAGATGTACGAGTTTCAAATATAGTTATGTACGATATTATAAAAGAAGGCGTAATGCTTAATATGCATTATCACGAAACTCCAGAAGAACCTGTTTCGGAACGCACACCTGCCATTAAAGATATTTTTATTTCAAATATCAGAATTAATAAAGCGCGTCAGGCCGTGGCTATTTTAGGATTAACCGAGAGGGATGTAACCAATGTAACATTTAATGATGTATTTGCTACTACACAAAAAGGCGTTTATGGAGATAAAGCTAGTAATATCCAGTTTGTGAATGTACAACTAGAAGCCAGTAAAAGTGAACCTTTCCACTTTAAAAATGCATCAAATATTCAGTTTCGGAATGTTAGTATCCTAAATCCAAAGGTTTCACTGGATGGGTTTGTGTTTGAAAAGTGTTCAAATATTCTAATTAAAGACTGTTTTCAATCGGAAGAAATCGATAATTATATAAAAGCCATCGATTCAGATCCGGTCTATATATTAAATAATGTATTGCCGGGGATAAAAAATGTTGTAAATAATTCAAAATCCACAATAATTAATCAGCATAACTACTAA